The following are encoded together in the Anaerolineales bacterium genome:
- a CDS encoding NHL repeat-containing protein translates to MAEVIACPGCGAPLNLVREQPTTRCPYCRHTIDVSEVAGQQPPQPPNLVIQVSSRSPERARGLTCLIVTIVGVISLTGLVIALVAGGIGLGTAVAVLPAATALSALQADLPQATTIPSFGGEGIGPGRFTDARSIGVDGEGRIYVGEYQGGRVQVFDAEGGFLTQWHADRDRPLRGLAVGRDGTVFLVQGGTIQRFQGETGEVLQPVDHPAGDGFDDVAMTADGGLVAFWYAAGQDNLVTFGRSRQVELTIPAAASGPSGESELDLRVAADGEGNLYGLGTFTQSVFVYSPEGRFLNRVGSSGDETGQLRAPSSIAVDDQGRIYVGDIDGVEVFHRDGRHLGTIDVQGTPFGLTFDAQGLLLVVNGTRVAWYPPLE, encoded by the coding sequence ATGGCCGAGGTGATCGCCTGCCCTGGATGCGGTGCACCCTTGAACCTGGTCCGCGAACAGCCGACGACGCGCTGCCCGTACTGCCGCCACACGATTGATGTCTCTGAGGTGGCGGGCCAGCAACCTCCCCAGCCGCCAAACCTGGTCATCCAGGTGTCCTCCCGATCCCCCGAACGGGCGAGGGGACTGACCTGCCTGATTGTGACGATTGTCGGAGTGATCTCCCTGACCGGGCTGGTCATTGCGCTGGTGGCGGGCGGCATCGGCCTCGGGACGGCGGTGGCCGTCCTGCCCGCCGCCACGGCGCTGTCGGCGCTGCAGGCGGACCTCCCCCAGGCGACGACCATCCCCTCCTTCGGTGGGGAAGGGATCGGGCCCGGGCGGTTCACCGATGCCCGCAGCATTGGCGTCGACGGCGAAGGCCGGATCTATGTGGGCGAGTACCAGGGCGGACGGGTGCAAGTCTTCGACGCCGAGGGCGGCTTCCTGACTCAATGGCATGCCGATCGCGATCGTCCGCTGCGAGGCCTGGCCGTCGGTCGGGACGGAACCGTCTTTCTGGTTCAGGGTGGAACGATTCAGCGCTTCCAGGGTGAGACTGGCGAAGTGCTGCAGCCGGTGGATCACCCGGCGGGCGATGGCTTTGACGATGTGGCCATGACGGCCGACGGCGGCCTGGTCGCCTTTTGGTACGCCGCCGGGCAGGACAATCTGGTGACCTTCGGACGGAGCAGGCAGGTCGAGCTGACCATCCCGGCAGCGGCCAGTGGACCGTCCGGCGAATCGGAGCTGGACCTGCGGGTGGCGGCCGACGGCGAGGGCAACCTGTATGGCCTGGGTACGTTCACCCAGAGTGTGTTCGTCTACTCGCCGGAGGGGCGATTCCTCAACCGCGTGGGCAGTTCCGGCGACGAAACTGGCCAACTGCGAGCGCCGTCCTCGATCGCGGTCGATGACCAGGGGCGCATCTATGTGGGGGACATCGATGGCGTGGAGGTCTTCCATCGGGATGGGCGTCATCTGGGGACGATTGACGTGCAGGGAACTCCGTTCGGCCTGACGTTTGATGCACAGGGCCTGCTGCTGGTTGTGAACGGCACCCGGGTCGCCTGGTATCCTCCCCTGGAGTGA